In Prunus dulcis chromosome 2, ALMONDv2, whole genome shotgun sequence, a single genomic region encodes these proteins:
- the LOC117618367 gene encoding probable WRKY transcription factor 24 has protein sequence MEGHQEQYYPPPSTLSSLPLLPPHPSYLFPSSSTSMNPPLPEPHHQQQAQLPDIDWISLLSGHHDHQINNNEPAAMVEVNNNENNVIEAAQEEKGSNKRKGGEGRKISVMKKASRPRFAFQTRSADDILDDGYRWRKYGQKAVKNSLYPRSYYRCTHHTCSVKKQVQRLSKDTSIVVTTYEGVHNHPCEKLMETLTPLLKQMQFLSRF, from the exons ATGGAAGGTCATCAAGAGCAATACTATCCACCTCCATCAACATTGTCATCACTACCATTATTGCCACCCCACCCTTCCTACCTTTTCCCATCCTCCTCAACCTCAATGAACCCTCCTCTTCCAGAGCCTCATCATCAGCAGCAAGCCCAGCTTCCAGACATTGACTGGATCAGCCTTCTCTCTGGTCATCATGATCATCAGATTAATAATAATGAGCCTGCTGCTATGGTGGAGgttaataataatgaaaataatgttATTGAAGCTGCTCAGGAAGAAAAGGGTAGCAATAAAAGGAAAGGTGGTGAGGGCAGGAAAATTAGTGTGATGAAAAAAGCGAGCAGGCCTAGGTTTGCCTTCCAGACTCGGAGTGCCGATGATATTCTTGATGATGGCTACCGCTGGAGAAAATATGGGCAGAAAGCCGTCAAGAACAGCTTGTATCCCAG gAGCTACTATCGATGCACACATCACACATGCAGTGTGAAAAAGCAGGTTCAGAGGCTATCAAAGGACACAAGCATCGTCGTTACAACTTATGAAGGAGTTCACAATCATCCATGTGAGAAGCTGATGGAAACCCTTACTCCTCTTCTCAAGCAAATGCAATTTCTCTCTAGGttctaa
- the LOC117618795 gene encoding 39S ribosomal protein L46, mitochondrial isoform X1, giving the protein MQRTITILRGPLVRDRGFSTSSSSSQKIVVSVLFERLPVVIPKIDPVVYAYQEFAFRWRQQYRRIYPDELLDKSNARGKGDYHIDYVPAPRITEADKMNDRKSLQRALDRRLYLLLYGNTDGSAGKSVWHFPEKVYQSEETLRKCAESALKSILGDLSHTYFVGNAPMGHMATQSTEDVPGSPSVKQFFFKSQVIATNKFNIKKCEDFVWVTKDELLEYFPEKAEFLNKMIIS; this is encoded by the exons ATGCAGAGAACGATTACGATTTTGCGTGGGCCTCTGGTCAGAGACCGAGGGTTTTCCACGAGCTCGTCTTCTTCCCAGAAAATCGTCGTGTCCGTACTGTTCGAGAGGTTGCCTGTTGTCATTCCCAAAATCGACCCCGTCGTTTATGCATATCAGGAGTTCGC GTTTCGGTGGCGACAGCAATATCGGCGCATATATCCAGATGAGCTTTTAGATAAGTCTAATGCTAG GGGAAAGGGTGACTACCATATTGATTATGTACCTGCTCCGCGGATCACTGAAGCTGACAAAATGAATGATAGAAA GTCATTGCAAAGAGCACTTGACAGAAGATTGTATCTTCTTCTCTATGGAAACACGGATGGATCTGCTGGGAAGTCAGTCTGGCATTTTCCAGAAAAGGTTTACCAGTCTGAAGAGACATTGCGGAAG TGTGCAGAATCTGCATTAAAATCTATCTTGGGAGATCTTTCACACACATATTTTGTTGGAAATGCTCCCATGGGCCATATGGCTACACAGTCAACAGAGGATGTGCCAGGCTCTCCATCTGTTAAG CAATTCTTTTTCAAGTCTCAAGTGATTGCAACCAACAAGTTCAACATTAAGAAGTGTGAGGATTTTGTTTGGGTGACCAAGGATGAACTGCTGGAGTATTTTCCTGAGAAAGCTGAGTTCCTTAATAAGATGATCATCAGCTGA
- the LOC117618795 gene encoding 39S ribosomal protein L46, mitochondrial isoform X2: MQRTITILRGPLVRDRGFSTSSSSSQKIVVSVLFERLPVVIPKIDPVVYAYQEFAFRWRQQYRRIYPDELLDKSNARSLQRALDRRLYLLLYGNTDGSAGKSVWHFPEKVYQSEETLRKCAESALKSILGDLSHTYFVGNAPMGHMATQSTEDVPGSPSVKQFFFKSQVIATNKFNIKKCEDFVWVTKDELLEYFPEKAEFLNKMIIS; the protein is encoded by the exons ATGCAGAGAACGATTACGATTTTGCGTGGGCCTCTGGTCAGAGACCGAGGGTTTTCCACGAGCTCGTCTTCTTCCCAGAAAATCGTCGTGTCCGTACTGTTCGAGAGGTTGCCTGTTGTCATTCCCAAAATCGACCCCGTCGTTTATGCATATCAGGAGTTCGC GTTTCGGTGGCGACAGCAATATCGGCGCATATATCCAGATGAGCTTTTAGATAAGTCTAATGCTAG GTCATTGCAAAGAGCACTTGACAGAAGATTGTATCTTCTTCTCTATGGAAACACGGATGGATCTGCTGGGAAGTCAGTCTGGCATTTTCCAGAAAAGGTTTACCAGTCTGAAGAGACATTGCGGAAG TGTGCAGAATCTGCATTAAAATCTATCTTGGGAGATCTTTCACACACATATTTTGTTGGAAATGCTCCCATGGGCCATATGGCTACACAGTCAACAGAGGATGTGCCAGGCTCTCCATCTGTTAAG CAATTCTTTTTCAAGTCTCAAGTGATTGCAACCAACAAGTTCAACATTAAGAAGTGTGAGGATTTTGTTTGGGTGACCAAGGATGAACTGCTGGAGTATTTTCCTGAGAAAGCTGAGTTCCTTAATAAGATGATCATCAGCTGA
- the LOC117618827 gene encoding THO complex subunit 4A-like isoform X1 yields the protein MPRGLDMSLDELIAKRKKPGEYHGYFRGRGRGRGRGRGYGPGPTRRLMNRNTVRTAPYSAQPIMQVVRTTVEQEMEVSGGTDTEEGTKLYLSNLDYDVSNSDIELLFSEIGHVKRHTVHYDRSGRSKGTAEVIFVHHSDALAAIEKYNNVQLDGKPLKIELVGVNPVAPISVPPSTRSIPGNPNFVFQSSRGRAGARGLFHGRGAGGFRLARGGGQVKKPSGKVKKPREKVTAEDLDADLENYRLKAMQI from the exons ATGCCCCGGGGTCTGGACATGTCACTTGACGAGCTCATTGCGAAAAGGAAGAAACCCGGAGAGTATCATGGTTATTTCAGAGGCCGAGGCCGAGGCCGTGGCCGTGGCCGTGGCTACGGCCCAGGCCCAACTCGTCGGCTCATGAACCGCAACACCGTCAGAACGGCGCCGTACTCTGCTCAACCG ATTATGCAAGTGGTGAGAACAACCGTTGAGCAAGAAATGGAAGTGAGCGGAGGCACAGACACAGAGGAGGGCACCAAATTATACTTATCTAACTTAGACTATGATGTTTCTAACAGCGATATTGAG TTGCTCTTCTCTGAGATTGGTCACGTTAAACGACATACAGTCCATTATGATAGGAGCGGAAGATCAAAG GGAACAGCGGAAGTCATCTTTGTACACCATTCAGATGCTCTTGCAGCAATTGAGAAATACAACAATGTTCAGCTTGATGGAAAGCCATTGAAAATTGAGCTTGTAGGAGTGAATCCTGTTGCTCCTATTTCTGTGCCTCCAAGTACAAGAAGCATTCCGGGAAATCCAAACTTTGTCTTCCAAAG TAGCCGAGGAAGAGCTGGTGCTAGGGGACTGTTTCATGGCCGTGGTGCTGGTGGGTTTCGACTTGCAAGGGGCGGTGGACAGGTGAAGAAGCCTAGTGGGAAGGTGAAGAAGCCTCGTGAGAAGGTGACTGCAGAAGATCTGGACGCCGACTTGGAGAACTACCGCCTAAAAGCTATGCAAATATGA
- the LOC117618827 gene encoding THO complex subunit 4A-like isoform X2, giving the protein MPRGLDMSLDELIAKRKKPGEYHGYFRGRGRGRGRGRGYGPGPTRRLMNRNTVRTAPYSAQPIMQVVRTTVEQEMEVSGGTDTEEGTKLYLSNLDYDVSNSDIELLFSEIGHVKRHTVHYDRSGRSKGTAEVIFVHHSDALAAIEKYNNVQLDGKPLKIELVGVNPVAPISVPPSTRSIPGNPNFVFQSRGRAGARGLFHGRGAGGFRLARGGGQVKKPSGKVKKPREKVTAEDLDADLENYRLKAMQI; this is encoded by the exons ATGCCCCGGGGTCTGGACATGTCACTTGACGAGCTCATTGCGAAAAGGAAGAAACCCGGAGAGTATCATGGTTATTTCAGAGGCCGAGGCCGAGGCCGTGGCCGTGGCCGTGGCTACGGCCCAGGCCCAACTCGTCGGCTCATGAACCGCAACACCGTCAGAACGGCGCCGTACTCTGCTCAACCG ATTATGCAAGTGGTGAGAACAACCGTTGAGCAAGAAATGGAAGTGAGCGGAGGCACAGACACAGAGGAGGGCACCAAATTATACTTATCTAACTTAGACTATGATGTTTCTAACAGCGATATTGAG TTGCTCTTCTCTGAGATTGGTCACGTTAAACGACATACAGTCCATTATGATAGGAGCGGAAGATCAAAG GGAACAGCGGAAGTCATCTTTGTACACCATTCAGATGCTCTTGCAGCAATTGAGAAATACAACAATGTTCAGCTTGATGGAAAGCCATTGAAAATTGAGCTTGTAGGAGTGAATCCTGTTGCTCCTATTTCTGTGCCTCCAAGTACAAGAAGCATTCCGGGAAATCCAAACTTTGTCTTCCAAAG CCGAGGAAGAGCTGGTGCTAGGGGACTGTTTCATGGCCGTGGTGCTGGTGGGTTTCGACTTGCAAGGGGCGGTGGACAGGTGAAGAAGCCTAGTGGGAAGGTGAAGAAGCCTCGTGAGAAGGTGACTGCAGAAGATCTGGACGCCGACTTGGAGAACTACCGCCTAAAAGCTATGCAAATATGA